The genomic stretch CGGAGTTCATGCTCCTGGAAGGGTGGCCGGTCGCAGCGGCGCAGGATGTCGCGCTCGCGTATTTCGTCGCGAAGGCGATCTTCGGCCAGCGGCGCGGGCCGGTCGGCTTCCTCGTCATCATGGCGATCGTCAGCGACGCCATCGCCATCGTCAGCATCGCCGTCTGGTATCCGTCCAATCCCGAGCGGCTGCCGCTTGCCGTCCTGCTGATGGTCGCCGCGATCGGCGTCGCGGCAGCACTCCGCGCGGCACGCGTCGAGAGGCTGTGGGTGTATCTGGCGACGAGCGGGACGATGTCGTGGATCGCGTGCTACGCGGGCGGGATTCAACCGGCGCTGGCACTGGTGCCCGTCGTGCCGTTCCTGCCGCACCGCTCACGGTACGTCGGACTGTCCGCGGAGGCCCAGCGCGCCGCGCCGCGGCGCTTCGAGCACATCTTCAAGTACACCGTCCAGGTCGTCCTGGTGATGTACGGCCTGGTGAATGGCGGCGTGGTCATCGCCGGGCAGATGCCGGGCGCCTGGGCGGTCCTGCTGGCGGCGCTGATCGGCCGGCCGACCGGCATCCTGATCGCCGTCGCATCGGGGATGGCCGCCGGCCTGCGCCTGCCCGTCCGCCTGCATTGGCGGGAACTGATCGTCGTCTCGCTCGCCGCTTCGGGCGGCTTCACGTTCGCGCTGTTCTTTGCCGCGTCCGTGATTCCTGCCGGTCCCCTGCTGAACGAGCTGAAGCTGGGCGCGTTGTCCACCGTCGTGAGCGCGATGCTGGCCTTCGCGGCCGCCCGCATGCTGCATGTCGGCCGCTTCTCACCCGCTGTTCATTGAACGACCACCGTCCCTTTCAGCATGTTCATGCCGCACACGAATGCGACCTCTCCGGATGTCGACGGTGTGAAATCGATGACGACCGGCTCGTTCAGCGGGAGCCCGCGCCTGATGCCAAGTGAGGGGAACGCGACTTCGGTCGCGCAGGTCTTGTCGGTCGTCCGCACGAAGGTGAGTCGAGCGGGAGCGCCGGCGCGCAGCGTCACCCTGGCGGGTTCGAACCCTTTCTCCGTCACCGCTACCTTCGCGACCTGCACTGCCGGAGATGCCGCTTGCGGGGTCCGCGCCGCGGGAGACGACGGCCGGGCCGCGCGGATGCCGAGGCGCTCCGCCTCCGCACGCAGGAAGAAGCTGCCCTTCGACGCGACCGCGTCGCCGGCCGTCAGCCCGCCGAGGATCTCGACCCGATCCCCGAGCACCCGTCCGAGCCGGACTTCGCGCTCGACAAACCTCGGAGGATCGGTTCCCAGGGACACATAGACCACCTGTCGATCGCCGACGGTTTGAACCGCTTCCTTTGGCACGGTGAGCACGGAGGCGGCGCTCGCCGACTCGATCGCCACGTCGGCATACATCCCGAGCCGGAGATCGCCTCGCGGATTCGCCGCCTCGACGCGAAGCCTTGCAGTCCGTGTTGCCGGGTTCAGCTGGGGATCGATGAAGCTGACGCGCCCCTCCAGCGGGCGCTCGGGGAAGGCGGTTGAGGTAACCGTCGCCCGCGCCCCTTCGCGGATCCGCTGCAGATCGCGCTCGTACACGTCGGCCACGATCCAGACCTGCGACAGATCGACGATCGTGAACAGCTTCGTCGCCGGATCGACGTTGAGGCCGGCGTTCGCCGCGCGTTCCGTGACCACGCCGTCGATGGGCGCGGGAACGCTGGCGGTCGCGGCATCCTGCGCGTTCGGCGCAGGCGCTCTCTCGGCGTCTGCGCCGAGCAGGCGGAGCCGCGACCGTGCGCTCTCCACCTCTGCGAGCTGGGCGGCGTGCTCGGCATGGAGCCGTTCCAGTTCCTGGCGGCTGGCGGCGCCGATCTCCACCAGCTTCCCGGTCCGCTGCAGCTCGCGATCGTGCGCTTCGAGCATCGATCTGGCTGCGACGTACTTCGAACGCGCCTCGGCCAGCTCCGGACTGTAGACCCTCGCGAGCGGCTGCCCCTTTCGCACGCGTTCGCCCAGCTGCGCCGCGACGCTCACGACCCGTCCGCCGACCAGCGGCGTGACCGTCACCTGGCGATACGCATTGGGCTCGACCACGCCCGGCAGCCGGAGGCTGTCTGCCGCCGGTCCTGCGGATACCTGCGTAACCACGATACCTGCTCGATCGGCGGCGTCCCTGGTCAGCGTGACGACGGCATCCGCGGCCGGCGGACGCGCCGCCGGGGACGCCGCTGCAGCGCTGGGACGCGGGTCCGCGGCCGGCGCGTTTGCGCCAGCGCCCGCGGGAGCCTCGCGGGATCGCGTCCACAGGTACATCCCGCCCGCGCCGGCGAGCAGAGTCGACAGCAGCGCGGCCGCTGCCATGCCGCGGGTGACGTGGAGCCGCCGCTCTTCAGTCATTGCATCGCTCCAAGGGCCCGGTTGAGAGCCGTCCGGGCTTCGAACGCCTCGCGCAGCGTCCCGGTGTAGGCGCGCTCGAGATCGAGATAGCGTTTCTGCTCGCTCAGCACTTCGAAGATCGTCGCGCGGCCGAGCCCGTAACTCTGTTGAACGACCGAGAGGTTCTGGCGCGCCAGCGTCCGCGCCTCTGCTCCGTACATCCGCACCGCGTCCCGCGCGCGCTCGTCCAGCGCGCGCGCCGCCGCAATTTCGCTGCCGGCGGTCAGCGCTGCCGCCGCGTGGAGTGCGGCCGCGCCGGCGCGTTCGGCCCGTGCGGCGGCGACCTCTCCCTGGTTGCGGTTGAAGAGGGGCAGGGTGACCATCACGCCGCCGGTGACGTACTGAAACTGGCCGCGGATTCGCTCGACGCCGCCGGCCGGTGAGAGACCGATCTGCGAGAAGCCGCTGTCCATGCGCGTGTATCCGGCGAACACGCTGACGTCCACGCGACCCTCTCGCCGCGCGCGGTCGATTCGCGCATCCGCCACTGCGACGCGGGCCTGTGCTTCACGCACGTCAGCGCGACCCTCTGCCGCGCCGGTCCCGGCGGTTGCCGCAGGCGCCTGCCGGTTCACCACGTCATCCAGCACATCGCGCAGCCGAATCTGTTCGTCCGGCGGCGCGCCGATTGCCCGCTTGAGCTCGAACATGGCGCGCTCGGCGCGGCCGAGCTGCAGCAGCCGATCGGCCTCAAGCCGGCGGAGCTCGACCTCCATCAGGTCGCGCTCCAGCGCAGGGGACGCACCCTGATCGACACGTGCGCGCAGCAGATCCGCCTGACGGCGCGTGGCCGCGACCAGATCGTCGAGAACCGCGGCCTCCCGGACTGCGACCAGCGCATCGCCGTAGCGGGCCCGCACGTCGGCGGCCAGCAGCCGCTCGCGATCCGAGACCAACAGCTCGGCGGCCGCGACCTCCCGGTCGGCGACGTTCACGCGCCCCGTCCGGCGGAACAGGTCGAGCGGCCACTCGACGCTCACCATCGTTTGATGGTCGGTCCCTGCCGGCTCGTCACGCAGCTCGGTCGATATCGACAGGTTCTTGCGCAGCCCGGCCTGAAGCCGCATCCCACGCGCGGCGTCGACGGACGTCCGGGCGGCGCGGATGGACGGCTCCTGCGTCAGCGCGCGCTGGATTGCCTGATCGAGGGAGAGGCCGCTGGCCGGATCGACGAACGCGGCCGGCGCCGTTTGTGCGGCGCTCGCAGACGCCGCGAGCCAGCACGTCGCCGCGAATGCGGCGGTCGCTCGACGTTTCATTGCACGCTCCCTTGAAAAGACGCGGAACCCTGACCGGCCGGGCCGTTCCACTCGAGGGCCATGTTCCACGTGCCGGCCATTCCGAATTCAGCCGTCGCGATATAGCGGCCCGGCACGCCGCTCGGGGTGACGCGCAGCCCGCTCGACATCACCATCCCCGGCATCGACATGTTGCCGCTCGCGCGGACCGTTCCGACGTCGACGAGCGCGCCGTCGCCGGGCCGGCGGAACTCGATGGTGAACCGGTTCCTGCCCTGGCGAAGTGCCGCTCCTGCCGACCGGACGACGATCTCGAGATCGCCGGCGCGGACGGTCTGAACGACACCGGCGAGGTCGGACGTGGTGGCGGCTCGATCTCCGGTGCGGTCGGCCGCCTTCCACACGACGAACGATCCGGCCGCCACCATGACGGCAATGAGTGCGGCGACCAGCGTCCGGCGCCGTACCCGCGGCCGAGCAGGCTCGGGCAGCGCCTGCTGCCGCAGCCCGAGCCGCCGCTCGTGCAGCCAGAAGAAGATCACCGGCGTCACGATCAGCACGTGAACGAGGGACGACACCATTCCCCCGAGCACCGGCGCAGCCAGCGGCTTCATGACCTCGGCGCCGGCGCGCGTGCTCCACATGATCGGCAGCAGGCCGGCGATCACCGTGGACACGGTCATCACCTTCGGACGCAGCCGCAGCAACGCACCTTCCACCACCGCGTCCCGAAGCGCGGCGCGGGTCAACGCGCCCTCCAG from Vicinamibacterales bacterium encodes the following:
- a CDS encoding Na+/H+ antiporter NhaA yields the protein MKARGLFTILIDSFLLLPIGLLVALVWANAAGVSYFRFAHALRFIVNDIGMVFFVGLVTEEALEAVMPGGALHRWRRTLLPIVAAVGSVLGATAVYVLYLRERSEFMLLEGWPVAAAQDVALAYFVAKAIFGQRRGPVGFLVIMAIVSDAIAIVSIAVWYPSNPERLPLAVLLMVAAIGVAAALRAARVERLWVYLATSGTMSWIACYAGGIQPALALVPVVPFLPHRSRYVGLSAEAQRAAPRRFEHIFKYTVQVVLVMYGLVNGGVVIAGQMPGAWAVLLAALIGRPTGILIAVASGMAAGLRLPVRLHWRELIVVSLAASGGFTFALFFAASVIPAGPLLNELKLGALSTVVSAMLAFAAARMLHVGRFSPAVH
- a CDS encoding efflux RND transporter periplasmic adaptor subunit gives rise to the protein MTEERRLHVTRGMAAAALLSTLLAGAGGMYLWTRSREAPAGAGANAPAADPRPSAAAASPAARPPAADAVVTLTRDAADRAGIVVTQVSAGPAADSLRLPGVVEPNAYRQVTVTPLVGGRVVSVAAQLGERVRKGQPLARVYSPELAEARSKYVAARSMLEAHDRELQRTGKLVEIGAASRQELERLHAEHAAQLAEVESARSRLRLLGADAERAPAPNAQDAATASVPAPIDGVVTERAANAGLNVDPATKLFTIVDLSQVWIVADVYERDLQRIREGARATVTSTAFPERPLEGRVSFIDPQLNPATRTARLRVEAANPRGDLRLGMYADVAIESASAASVLTVPKEAVQTVGDRQVVYVSLGTDPPRFVEREVRLGRVLGDRVEILGGLTAGDAVASKGSFFLRAEAERLGIRAARPSSPAARTPQAASPAVQVAKVAVTEKGFEPARVTLRAGAPARLTFVRTTDKTCATEVAFPSLGIRRGLPLNEPVVIDFTPSTSGEVAFVCGMNMLKGTVVVQ
- a CDS encoding TolC family protein codes for the protein MKRRATAAFAATCWLAASASAAQTAPAAFVDPASGLSLDQAIQRALTQEPSIRAARTSVDAARGMRLQAGLRKNLSISTELRDEPAGTDHQTMVSVEWPLDLFRRTGRVNVADREVAAAELLVSDRERLLAADVRARYGDALVAVREAAVLDDLVAATRRQADLLRARVDQGASPALERDLMEVELRRLEADRLLQLGRAERAMFELKRAIGAPPDEQIRLRDVLDDVVNRQAPAATAGTGAAEGRADVREAQARVAVADARIDRARREGRVDVSVFAGYTRMDSGFSQIGLSPAGGVERIRGQFQYVTGGVMVTLPLFNRNQGEVAAARAERAGAAALHAAAALTAGSEIAAARALDERARDAVRMYGAEARTLARQNLSVVQQSYGLGRATIFEVLSEQKRYLDLERAYTGTLREAFEARTALNRALGAMQ